One Micromonospora sp. WMMD812 genomic window carries:
- a CDS encoding disulfide bond formation protein DsbA, with protein MTDRVTVDMWFDPACPWAWITSRWLLEVEQVRDVDIRFHVMSLAVLNEGRDHLPEEYKEFLRTAWGPVRVCIAAEQRYGGDVLRKLYTALGTRIHLVKEERGPELYVAALTDAGLDPALAAAADSTDHDEALRASHEAGMRPVGQDVGTPVIHAPGPDGSPVAFFGPVITPAPKGEAAGRLWDGVLLVAGTPGFYELKRTRELGPIFD; from the coding sequence GTGACCGATCGTGTCACCGTCGACATGTGGTTCGACCCGGCTTGCCCGTGGGCCTGGATCACCTCCCGCTGGCTGCTCGAGGTCGAGCAGGTCCGTGACGTGGACATCCGCTTCCACGTGATGAGCCTGGCCGTGCTCAACGAGGGCCGGGACCACCTGCCCGAGGAGTACAAGGAGTTCCTCCGCACCGCCTGGGGCCCGGTCCGGGTCTGCATCGCGGCCGAGCAGCGGTACGGCGGTGACGTCCTCCGCAAGCTCTACACCGCGCTCGGCACCCGGATCCACCTCGTCAAGGAGGAGCGGGGCCCCGAGCTGTACGTCGCCGCGTTGACCGACGCCGGTCTGGACCCGGCGCTGGCGGCGGCCGCGGACAGCACCGACCACGACGAGGCGCTGCGGGCGAGCCACGAGGCCGGCATGCGGCCGGTCGGCCAGGACGTCGGCACTCCGGTGATCCACGCCCCCGGCCCGGACGGCAGCCCGGTCGCCTTCTTCGGTCCGGTGATCACCCCCGCACCGAAGGGCGAGGCCGCCGGCCGGCTCTGGGACGGCGTCCTGCTGGTCGCCGGCACGCCGGGCTTCTACGAGCTGAAGCGGACCCGCGAACTCGGCCCGATCTTCGACTGA
- a CDS encoding DUF1015 family protein: MTVVHPIARAWITTGGTGAQNYDEFADDAEITAIIEANPHSALGVEMPHRAPESLGKSFLDALPDAVARLAEAKADGSYTPAEQVVVLYRITAPGEEPAYGLFAMVDTDQISTRADEPGLVIRNEDVFIAKVRERVALADALGHLLSPVLLLQTGRGEELHVALAAATDVAGVPAATDTDQAGRTHAIWLVGPGPEQGELTALAGGGELVVADGNHRSLAAQTGGLPRFLAVVTTPGSVAIQPYNRLVSELTTTGAELLDRLRAAGAEITPIDGPVEVPAAGGTVHLRLDGRGYAVTLPHVDGDRLENLDHALVERLLLRDALGLDPGDKRITYVGGDYPASWLTGEVDAGRAELAVLIAPVTVDDFVAVNLAREKMPRKSTWFTPKARGGLVAAEIVR; encoded by the coding sequence ATGACGGTCGTGCATCCGATCGCCCGGGCCTGGATCACCACTGGCGGCACCGGCGCGCAGAACTACGACGAGTTCGCCGACGACGCGGAGATCACCGCGATCATCGAGGCGAACCCGCACAGTGCCCTCGGCGTCGAGATGCCGCACCGGGCGCCGGAGAGCCTCGGGAAGTCCTTCCTCGACGCGCTGCCCGACGCCGTGGCCCGGCTCGCCGAGGCCAAGGCCGACGGCAGCTACACGCCCGCCGAACAGGTGGTGGTGCTCTACCGGATCACCGCGCCGGGGGAGGAGCCGGCGTACGGGCTCTTCGCGATGGTGGACACCGACCAGATCTCCACCCGGGCCGACGAGCCCGGCCTGGTGATCCGCAACGAGGACGTCTTCATCGCCAAGGTGCGCGAGCGCGTCGCCCTGGCCGACGCGCTCGGGCACCTGCTCTCGCCGGTGCTGCTGCTCCAGACCGGGCGCGGTGAGGAGCTGCACGTGGCGCTCGCCGCGGCGACCGACGTGGCCGGCGTCCCCGCCGCGACCGACACCGACCAGGCCGGCCGCACCCACGCGATCTGGCTCGTCGGCCCTGGCCCCGAGCAGGGCGAGCTGACCGCGCTGGCCGGTGGTGGCGAACTGGTGGTCGCCGACGGCAACCACCGCAGCCTCGCGGCGCAGACCGGCGGCCTGCCGCGCTTCCTGGCGGTGGTCACCACGCCCGGGTCGGTGGCCATCCAGCCGTACAACCGGTTGGTCAGCGAGCTGACCACCACCGGCGCGGAGCTGCTCGACCGGCTCCGCGCCGCCGGCGCGGAGATCACCCCGATCGACGGCCCGGTCGAGGTCCCGGCGGCCGGCGGCACCGTCCATCTCCGGCTCGACGGCCGGGGGTACGCGGTGACGCTGCCGCACGTCGACGGCGACCGCCTGGAGAACCTCGACCACGCCCTGGTGGAGCGACTGCTGCTGCGGGACGCGCTCGGCCTCGACCCCGGCGACAAGCGGATCACCTACGTCGGCGGCGACTACCCGGCGAGCTGGCTCACCGGTGAGGTCGACGCCGGGCGGGCCGAGCTGGCCGTCCTGATCGCCCCGGTGACCGTGGACGACTTCGTCGCGGTCAACCTGGCCCGGGAGAAGATGCCCCGCAAGAGCACCTGGTTCACGCCGAAGGCGCGCGGTGGCCTGGTGGCCGCCGAGATCGTGCGCTGA
- a CDS encoding ribose-5-phosphate isomerase, which yields MRVYLGSDHAGYELKVHLANYLAKHGYEVVDVGPHGFDPDDDYPTFCLNTGDRVVVDQGSLGVVIGGSGNGEQIAANKIQGVRAALAWNLETAQLAREHNDANIIAIGARQHTLDEATAIVETFLSTPFSGNERHARRIGQVAAYEQTRELPPLP from the coding sequence ATGCGCGTCTACCTGGGATCCGACCACGCCGGTTACGAGCTGAAGGTGCACCTGGCCAACTATCTGGCCAAGCACGGCTACGAGGTGGTGGACGTCGGGCCGCACGGGTTCGACCCGGACGACGACTACCCGACCTTCTGCCTCAACACCGGCGACCGGGTGGTGGTCGACCAGGGCAGCCTCGGCGTGGTCATCGGCGGCTCCGGCAACGGGGAGCAGATCGCGGCGAACAAGATCCAGGGGGTGCGGGCCGCGCTGGCCTGGAACCTCGAGACGGCCCAACTCGCCCGCGAGCACAACGACGCGAACATCATCGCCATCGGCGCCCGCCAGCACACGCTGGACGAGGCGACCGCGATCGTCGAGACGTTCCTCAGCACGCCGTTCTCCGGCAACGAGCGGCACGCCCGGCGGATCGGCCAGGTCGCCGCGTACGAGCAGACCCGGGAGCTGCCCCCGCTGCCCTGA
- a CDS encoding M14 family zinc carboxypeptidase, giving the protein MIVPRRWTAAATAAILLSAVLSHPGPGAAAPAAAPPTVTLASGESAVVRVQLRDQAQLDQLVAGGADLATRPRSADGRVLADLVLTGAQLAALTAQGATAIQVVQREGDGARHLAESLRAAQSRTAAGLRAPTARERTAGATTAVDTLQFLQAYWWSTGGQTFLQTQVATTATDDPDVEITVSWRTADGATGSFPLFRFEDSGEYQYHYALPQPVPGRPVQVTASSSLGGVSRAVTPASWPNATPPPLPAGYQKDFIDAYLTPVDIQARIKRLGRQYRDLVDVIDLPHRTQGYRRTAAAYLGDPAAAAVVVESVRFGDQGMNGVQVRTVDPGRPGRALSVGYRDRVLTVSLATDAAGKITSSTDDVAAAVTARFPDRFRAYVEEGSAGLPMPVAGPARLDDGLEGAEVPSRPWTVQALRIGAHRDGSRIGVLAYSQEHAREWATPLVTLEFAERMLANARTDPATRELLEQVDVFVIPTVNPDGANYSFHDYNFQRKNLVNHCTGTSRDPRYRDSWGVDLNRNYTVGSYFDGYVGASGNCLSGNYAGTAELSEPESRNVIALAQAHPNIKFAMNVHSYGGYFMWPPGAYRADGRVTLPRPSIDESKLFLDSARRIVGAIAQERGTVTWPSQTGPVADVLYSAAGNSADQLYYELGIFAWDFEVGNDRWNAATGQWEGVGFQPPFPEAHGESQEYAGGLVELVRVARDYAAAQDG; this is encoded by the coding sequence ATGATCGTCCCACGACGGTGGACGGCTGCCGCCACCGCAGCGATCCTGCTCAGCGCGGTGCTGTCCCATCCCGGCCCCGGCGCGGCCGCGCCGGCCGCAGCCCCACCCACGGTCACCCTGGCCAGCGGCGAGAGCGCCGTGGTCCGGGTGCAGCTGCGCGACCAGGCGCAGCTCGACCAGCTCGTCGCCGGCGGGGCCGACCTCGCCACCCGTCCCCGCTCCGCGGACGGGCGGGTGCTCGCCGACCTGGTGCTGACCGGCGCGCAGTTGGCGGCGCTGACCGCCCAGGGCGCCACCGCGATCCAGGTGGTGCAGCGGGAGGGCGACGGCGCCCGGCACCTCGCCGAGAGCCTCCGCGCCGCGCAGAGCCGCACCGCGGCCGGCCTCCGCGCCCCGACGGCCCGCGAGCGTACGGCCGGCGCGACGACGGCCGTCGACACCCTGCAGTTCCTCCAGGCGTACTGGTGGAGCACCGGGGGTCAGACGTTCCTGCAGACCCAGGTGGCGACCACGGCCACCGACGATCCGGACGTGGAGATCACGGTGAGCTGGCGGACCGCCGACGGCGCGACCGGCTCCTTCCCGCTCTTCCGGTTCGAGGACTCGGGCGAGTACCAGTACCACTACGCGCTTCCCCAGCCGGTGCCGGGCCGGCCGGTGCAGGTGACGGCCTCGTCCAGCCTCGGCGGGGTCAGCCGGGCCGTCACCCCGGCGTCCTGGCCGAACGCCACTCCGCCGCCGCTGCCCGCCGGCTACCAGAAGGACTTCATCGACGCGTACCTCACGCCGGTGGACATCCAGGCGCGGATCAAGCGGCTGGGCCGCCAGTACCGGGACCTGGTCGACGTGATCGATCTCCCGCACCGCACCCAGGGCTACCGGCGCACCGCCGCCGCGTACCTCGGCGACCCCGCCGCCGCGGCGGTGGTGGTCGAGTCGGTGCGCTTTGGCGACCAGGGCATGAACGGCGTCCAGGTGCGGACCGTCGACCCGGGCCGGCCGGGCCGGGCCCTCTCCGTCGGCTACCGGGACCGGGTGCTGACCGTCTCACTCGCCACCGACGCCGCCGGAAAGATCACAAGCAGCACGGACGACGTGGCCGCCGCGGTCACCGCGCGGTTCCCGGACCGGTTCCGGGCGTACGTCGAGGAGGGCTCGGCCGGGCTGCCGATGCCGGTCGCCGGGCCGGCCCGTCTCGACGACGGGCTCGAGGGCGCCGAGGTGCCGAGCCGGCCGTGGACGGTGCAGGCGCTGCGCATCGGCGCGCACCGGGACGGCTCCCGGATCGGGGTGCTCGCGTACTCCCAGGAGCACGCCCGCGAGTGGGCGACGCCGCTGGTCACGCTGGAGTTCGCCGAGCGGATGCTGGCGAACGCGCGGACCGACCCGGCCACGCGGGAGCTGCTGGAGCAGGTGGATGTCTTCGTCATCCCGACGGTCAACCCGGACGGCGCCAACTACTCCTTCCACGACTACAACTTCCAGCGCAAGAACCTGGTGAACCACTGCACGGGCACCAGCCGCGACCCGCGGTACCGCGACTCGTGGGGCGTGGACCTGAACCGCAACTACACGGTCGGCTCGTACTTCGACGGGTACGTGGGCGCGAGCGGCAACTGCCTCTCCGGCAACTACGCCGGGACGGCCGAGCTGTCCGAGCCGGAGAGCCGCAACGTCATCGCGCTGGCCCAGGCCCACCCCAACATCAAGTTCGCGATGAACGTGCACTCCTACGGCGGGTACTTCATGTGGCCGCCGGGGGCGTACCGGGCGGACGGTCGGGTCACGCTGCCCCGGCCCTCGATCGACGAGTCGAAGCTCTTCCTGGACAGCGCCCGGCGCATCGTGGGCGCGATCGCCCAGGAGCGCGGCACCGTCACCTGGCCGTCGCAGACAGGGCCGGTCGCGGACGTGCTCTACTCGGCCGCCGGCAACTCGGCGGACCAGCTCTACTACGAGCTGGGGATCTTCGCCTGGGACTTCGAAGTGGGCAACGACCGCTGGAACGCCGCCACCGGCCAGTGGGAGGGCGTCGGCTTCCAGCCGCCGTTCCCCGAGGCGCACGGCGAGTCCCAGGAGTACGCCGGCGGCCTGGTGGAACTCGTCCGGGTGGCACGCGACTACGCCGCGGCGCAGGACGGCTGA
- a CDS encoding L-dopachrome tautomerase-related protein, with the protein MPDLPTQEDPRLSPVVANDRVCTGVTTVGGRIFVSFPGADGPGVQVAEALPDGRRVPWPDASWNAVRDDHFPEGAYVHVNGLRTGPDGQLWIVDSGAPGLGQPQVPGGARLIVVAPGSGEVTRILDLGEAVRETSYVDDVRFNGGTAYLTDAGAAGLIVLDLATGRARRVLDGHPSTVGRPLVADGQVLCGPDGAEVVLHVDQLEVSPDGRYLYYQPASGGLSRIETRWLDDPTVASDTVAEHIERWLETPTTGGTAIDAAGTIYLSDAERRRVRTISPQGEVATLVADPRLIWVDAMWIDAGGDLWLPAAQLHRTPGLSGGAQRVDYPVWIYRMHIGVGPAPNDHA; encoded by the coding sequence ATGCCCGACCTGCCCACCCAGGAAGATCCGCGCCTGTCCCCGGTCGTCGCCAACGACCGGGTCTGCACCGGCGTCACCACGGTCGGCGGGCGGATCTTCGTGAGCTTCCCCGGGGCCGACGGGCCCGGCGTGCAGGTGGCCGAGGCGCTGCCGGACGGTCGGCGGGTTCCCTGGCCGGACGCGTCCTGGAACGCGGTCCGCGACGACCACTTCCCCGAGGGGGCGTACGTGCACGTCAACGGCCTGCGTACCGGGCCGGACGGGCAGCTCTGGATCGTCGACTCCGGCGCGCCCGGGCTCGGCCAGCCACAGGTCCCCGGCGGCGCCCGGTTGATCGTCGTGGCGCCCGGCTCGGGGGAGGTGACCCGGATCCTCGACCTCGGCGAGGCGGTCCGGGAGACCAGCTACGTCGACGACGTCCGGTTCAACGGCGGCACCGCCTACCTGACCGACGCGGGCGCCGCCGGGCTGATCGTGCTCGACCTGGCGACCGGACGAGCCCGCCGGGTGCTCGACGGGCACCCGAGCACGGTGGGTCGGCCGCTGGTGGCTGACGGACAGGTGCTGTGCGGCCCGGACGGGGCGGAGGTCGTCCTGCACGTCGACCAGTTGGAGGTCTCGCCCGACGGGCGGTACCTGTACTACCAGCCGGCCTCCGGCGGCCTGTCCCGGATCGAGACCCGCTGGCTCGACGACCCGACGGTGGCGTCCGACACGGTGGCCGAGCACATCGAGCGCTGGCTGGAGACGCCGACGACCGGCGGCACCGCCATCGACGCGGCGGGCACGATCTACCTCAGCGACGCCGAGCGGCGCCGTGTCCGCACCATCTCACCGCAGGGCGAGGTGGCGACGCTGGTCGCCGACCCCCGCCTGATCTGGGTGGACGCGATGTGGATCGACGCCGGCGGCGACCTCTGGCTCCCGGCCGCGCAGCTCCACCGGACGCCAGGCCTGTCCGGCGGCGCCCAGCGGGTCGACTACCCGGTCTGGATCTACCGGATGCACATCGGCGTCGGCCCCGCGCCGAACGACCACGCCTGA
- a CDS encoding GNAT family N-acetyltransferase gives MPQATLRTSRIRLVPLSDEHLEHEVELDADPEVMRYLGTPRTHAEVEGLHRRRLAVAERVPGLGFWAGLVDGAFVGWWILEPPERADQGPVDGQAELGYRLLRRYWRQGLASEGARELIRHGFEDLGLTRIFAETMTVNAGSRATMAAVGLAYVRTFHLQHDDPLPGTELGEVEYAVTREDWLGRRGAEARDGR, from the coding sequence ATGCCCCAGGCCACGTTGCGGACCAGCCGGATCAGGCTCGTGCCGCTCTCCGACGAGCATCTCGAGCACGAGGTGGAACTCGACGCCGACCCCGAGGTCATGCGGTACCTCGGCACGCCGCGTACCCATGCGGAGGTCGAAGGCCTCCACCGCCGGCGGCTCGCGGTCGCCGAGCGGGTGCCGGGCCTGGGTTTCTGGGCCGGCCTCGTCGACGGGGCGTTCGTCGGCTGGTGGATCCTCGAGCCACCGGAGCGCGCCGACCAGGGGCCGGTCGACGGCCAGGCCGAACTCGGCTACCGGCTGCTGCGCCGGTACTGGCGGCAGGGGCTGGCCAGCGAGGGCGCCCGCGAGCTGATCCGGCACGGGTTCGAGGACCTGGGGCTGACCCGGATCTTCGCCGAAACCATGACGGTCAACGCCGGATCCCGCGCCACGATGGCCGCCGTCGGCCTGGCGTACGTCCGCACGTTCCACCTGCAGCACGACGACCCGCTGCCGGGCACCGAACTCGGCGAGGTCGAGTACGCCGTCACGCGCGAGGATTGGCTGGGCCGCCGGGGCGCGGAGGCGCGGGACGGCCGCTGA
- a CDS encoding D-alanyl-D-alanine carboxypeptidase: MRKRRRWLLPVVVVLVLAALLGSGVAVQLTRELPAAAVSTSIASTLRIPGPAPSLPWASRGSAELMVESLGRIGGSGGGAAQPIGSVAKVMTAYVILKEHPLKGAEQGPTLTVTDADVADYRARIPSGQSLVPVVAGERITEREALEALMLPSANNIAHQLAVWDSGSEGAFVAKMNAAADELGLTDTHYTDPSGFLPSTVSTAADQVALARAALKMPVFAHIVELREATIPVAGRIRNYNDLLGVDGVFGIKTGSTDEAGGNLVFAARLKVGARTLIVVGAVFNQPGTDTPEQLAAVNTVVRRLLAALRRIVKEYALLAAAPVGRVETAWGATAAVSPAAPLTVIGWPGLAVPVRVETVAPGPEVPAGQVVGSVEAAGVRVPLRADTATAAPSLGWRLTRRP; encoded by the coding sequence GTGCGGAAACGGCGCCGCTGGCTGCTCCCCGTGGTCGTCGTGCTCGTCCTGGCCGCGCTCCTCGGATCGGGCGTCGCGGTGCAGCTCACCCGCGAGCTTCCCGCGGCGGCCGTCAGCACCTCGATCGCCTCGACGCTGCGGATTCCGGGTCCGGCGCCGTCGCTGCCCTGGGCGAGCAGGGGCTCGGCGGAACTCATGGTCGAGAGTCTGGGCCGAATCGGTGGCTCCGGGGGCGGAGCCGCCCAGCCGATCGGGAGCGTGGCGAAGGTGATGACGGCGTACGTCATCCTCAAGGAGCACCCGCTCAAGGGCGCGGAACAGGGCCCGACGCTGACCGTCACGGACGCCGACGTGGCCGACTACCGGGCACGCATCCCCAGCGGGCAGTCGCTGGTGCCGGTCGTCGCCGGGGAACGGATCACCGAGCGGGAGGCGTTGGAGGCGCTCATGCTTCCCTCGGCCAACAACATCGCCCATCAACTCGCGGTCTGGGACTCCGGCAGCGAGGGCGCCTTCGTCGCCAAGATGAACGCCGCGGCGGACGAGTTGGGACTGACCGACACGCATTACACCGACCCGAGCGGCTTTCTGCCGAGCACCGTCAGCACGGCAGCCGACCAGGTCGCTCTCGCTCGGGCCGCGCTGAAGATGCCGGTCTTCGCCCACATCGTCGAGCTGCGCGAGGCCACCATCCCGGTCGCCGGTCGGATCAGGAACTACAACGACCTGCTCGGCGTCGACGGCGTCTTCGGCATCAAGACCGGCTCGACCGACGAGGCCGGCGGCAACCTCGTCTTCGCCGCCCGGCTCAAGGTGGGCGCGCGTACGTTGATCGTTGTCGGTGCGGTGTTCAACCAGCCGGGCACCGACACGCCGGAACAGCTCGCCGCGGTCAACACGGTGGTCCGGCGACTGCTCGCGGCGCTGCGCCGCATCGTCAAGGAATACGCGTTGCTCGCGGCCGCACCGGTGGGTCGGGTGGAGACCGCTTGGGGTGCCACGGCCGCGGTCAGCCCGGCCGCGCCGCTGACGGTGATCGGCTGGCCGGGTCTGGCGGTCCCGGTCCGGGTCGAGACCGTCGCGCCGGGCCCCGAGGTTCCCGCCGGACAGGTGGTCGGCTCGGTGGAGGCCGCCGGGGTACGCGTTCCGCTGCGCGCCGACACCGCCACCGCCGCGCCATCTCTCGGGTGGCGGCTGACCCGGCGTCCGTAG
- the tig gene encoding trigger factor: MKSTVETLSPTRVRLAIEVPFVELEPSLRKAYREIGQQVQVPGFRRGKIPAAVIDQRVGRGTVLNEAVQEAIPENILAAVREHDLKTLGRPEVEITEFNDGDSLNFTAEVDVRPEITLPDLSTVEVTVDELQIDESEIDEQVNNLRERFATLKTVERAAQEGDYVQIDLNATVDGEDVPGGSASNISHEVGSKQLLPGLDEAVVGLAAGDSTTFTTQLVGGDFAGRDAEVAVTVRTVKEKELPELDDEFAQMASEFDTIEELRGDLRERVTRGKQVEQIYAARDKALEQLVAAAEVPAPEGVVREEVDSRKQAMIDQLERIGATLEDYLASEEKTEEQIDAELTEAATEGVKVQLLLDTLADAEDVQVSDDEFGHEIVHRAQRAGMAPQQYYDQLVRSGAAAAVFGDVRRGKALASVMERITIKDAAGNEVTLDALRAANEAAHNHDHEH, from the coding sequence GTGAAGAGCACCGTCGAGACTCTGAGCCCGACGCGCGTGCGGCTCGCCATCGAGGTGCCGTTCGTCGAGCTCGAGCCGAGCCTCAGGAAGGCGTACCGGGAGATCGGCCAGCAGGTCCAGGTTCCCGGCTTCCGCCGGGGGAAGATTCCGGCCGCCGTCATCGACCAGCGGGTGGGCCGGGGCACCGTCCTCAACGAGGCGGTGCAGGAGGCCATCCCCGAGAACATCCTCGCCGCGGTGCGTGAGCACGACCTGAAGACGCTGGGCCGTCCGGAGGTCGAGATCACCGAGTTCAACGACGGTGACTCGCTCAACTTCACCGCCGAGGTCGACGTCCGTCCGGAGATCACCCTGCCCGACCTGTCGACGGTCGAGGTGACCGTGGACGAGCTTCAGATCGACGAGAGCGAGATCGACGAGCAGGTGAACAACCTGCGTGAGCGGTTCGCCACCCTGAAGACCGTCGAGCGAGCCGCCCAGGAGGGCGACTACGTCCAGATCGACCTCAACGCGACCGTCGACGGCGAGGACGTGCCCGGCGGCTCGGCGAGCAACATCTCCCACGAGGTCGGCAGCAAGCAGCTGCTGCCGGGCCTGGACGAGGCCGTGGTCGGCCTCGCGGCCGGCGACAGCACCACCTTCACCACCCAGCTCGTCGGCGGCGACTTCGCCGGCCGGGACGCCGAGGTGGCGGTGACCGTCCGCACGGTCAAGGAGAAGGAGCTGCCGGAGCTCGACGACGAGTTCGCGCAGATGGCGAGCGAGTTCGACACGATCGAGGAGCTCCGCGGCGACCTGCGTGAGCGGGTCACCCGGGGCAAGCAGGTCGAGCAGATCTACGCCGCCCGCGACAAGGCTCTCGAGCAGCTCGTCGCCGCCGCCGAGGTCCCGGCGCCGGAGGGCGTCGTCCGCGAGGAGGTCGACAGCCGCAAGCAGGCCATGATCGACCAGCTCGAGCGGATCGGCGCGACCCTGGAGGACTACCTCGCCTCGGAGGAGAAGACCGAGGAGCAGATCGACGCCGAGCTGACCGAGGCGGCGACCGAGGGCGTCAAGGTCCAGCTGCTGCTCGACACGCTGGCCGACGCCGAGGACGTCCAGGTCTCCGACGACGAGTTCGGTCACGAGATCGTGCACCGGGCCCAGCGCGCCGGGATGGCTCCGCAGCAGTACTACGACCAGCTGGTCCGCTCGGGCGCCGCGGCCGCCGTCTTCGGGGACGTCCGGCGCGGCAAGGCGCTCGCGTCGGTCATGGAGCGGATCACGATCAAGGACGCCGCCGGCAACGAGGTGACCCTCGACGCGCTGCGCGCCGCCAACGAGGCCGCGCACAACCACGACCACGAGCACTGA